In one window of Stigmatopora argus isolate UIUO_Sarg chromosome 19, RoL_Sarg_1.0, whole genome shotgun sequence DNA:
- the ost4 gene encoding dolichyl-diphosphooligosaccharide--protein glycosyltransferase subunit 4, with translation MVTDVQLAIFANMLGVSLFLLVVLYHYVAVNNPKKLD, from the coding sequence ATGGTGACAGATGTGCAGTTGGCCATCTTTGCCAATATGCTTGGCGTGTCCCTGTTCCTCCTGGTAGTCCTGTACCACTATGTGGCTGTCAACAATCCCAAGAAACTGGACTAG
- the c19h1orf198 gene encoding uncharacterized protein C1orf198 homolog, whose product MAAASVAGPDAHNMDERKFQYFSSINSMAKKIMQEREKIKHNHGSTWDKMSPQEQDNAIDSCMMDPHIQARYAMHRVDREEVICYPKLLIQTGQKIVHFGDEDLTWQDEHSAPFSWETKSQLEFSLTPSPDQGVSISQGDPKPAKTPHSNQFGKSANGAKVSVSESRRPDEESAFWKISAERSRLEGEQSDFHSLTPSQIKSLEKGEKPLPSYLRQETSFPAKDPEPEPQPAAPSRPAKQRAPKPPAPQPPVAASISISPNPVPPLSVSSSVAGWERSQSTLPVVSYTVDEVFPNPGPLAKSPTVPSNKEKESTSPSSPAVSQLNSNNSVMKTGFDFLDNW is encoded by the exons ATGGCGGCCGCGTCGGTCGCGGGTCCCGATGCCCACAACATGGATGAGAGAAAATTTCAATACTTCTCCTCCATTAACTCGATGGCCAAAAAGATCATGCAAGAACGGGAGAAAATCAAACACAATCACGGCTCGACGTGGGACAAAATGTCGCCGCAGGAGCAGGACAACGCCATCGACAGCTGCATGATGGACCCCCACATCCAAGCCCGATACGCAATGCACCGGGTGGACCGGGAGGAGGTGATCTGCTACCCCAAACTACTCATTCAAACCGGTCAAAAGATAGTCCATTTCGGGGATGAG GATCTAACATGGCAAGATGAGCATTCGGCGCCTTTCTCGTGGGAAACCAAG AGCCAGTTGGAATTCAGTTTGACACCCAGCCCTGATCAGGGTGTGTCCATCTCCCAAGGTGACCCCAAACCTGCAAAGACCCCTCACTCCAATCAGTTTGGCAAGAGTGCCAATGGAGCCAAG GTGTCGGTGAGCGAGAGCAGACGTCCCGATGAGGAATCTGCTTTCTGGAAGATCAGCGCCGAGCGATCGCGGCTGGAAGGCGAGCAATCCGACTTCCATTCACTGACGCCCAGTCAGATCAAATCACTGGAGAAAGGAGAGAAGCCGCTGCCGTCGTACCTGCGCCAG GAGACATCTTTCCCCGCCAAAGATCCAGAGCCGGAGCCCCAGCCCGCCGCGCCGTCCAGGCCGGCCAAGCAACGGGCGCCCAAACCTCCGGCGCCGCAGCCTCCCGTCGCGGCTTCCATCTCCATTTCGCCAAACCCCGTGCCTCCGCTCAGTGTCTCGTCATCGGTGGCGGGCTGGGAGCGGTCGCAGAGCACCCTTCCGGTTGTCAGCTACACCGTAGATGAGGTTTTCCCTAATCCTGGCCCCCTCGCCAAGAGCCCCACAGTCCCCAGCAACAAGGAAAAAGAGAGCACCTCTCCCAGTAGCCCTGCTGTTTCACAG TTGAACAGTAATAACAGCGTCATGAAGACCGGGTTCGACTTCTTGGACAACTGGTAA